A genomic window from Acinetobacter chinensis includes:
- a CDS encoding IS3-like element ISAba14 family transposase (programmed frameshift) → MARRPRRNHSNDFKAKVALAAIKAEKTLAELSAEFDVHQNQIIDWKNQLISASSQAFDQSKAPTEPPIDLKKLHAKIGEQALEIGFFRRCVEETGPLQPQKLIDDSLQISVSKQAKLLKVSRGCYYYRPKPVSASDLKLMRCIDELHMQYPFAGSRMMRDLLNRQGHHIGRRHTRTLMKKMGIQALYCKPNLSQANQAHRKYPYLLKGLAIQRSNQVWSTDITYIPMAKGFVYLCAVIDWHSRKVLAHRVSISMEVDFCISALNEAIEKYGRPEIFNTDQGSQFTSDAFIDVLKSNGIQISMDGKGRWVDNVMVERLWRSVKYEEVYLKAYSSVTDAKKQLSAYFEFYNLKRPHSSLDKMTPNEFYYDQLPQQNKVA, encoded by the exons ATGGCACGTAGACCAAGAAGAAATCATTCAAATGATTTTAAAGCTAAGGTAGCACTTGCTGCGATTAAAGCAGAAAAAACACTTGCTGAATTGAGTGCTGAGTTTGATGTTCATCAAAACCAAATTATTGACTGGAAAAATCAATTGATCTCAGCTTCCTCGCAAGCTTTCGATCAATCAAAAGCTCCAACAGAACCACCCATCGATCTAAAAAAACTACATGCAAAAATCGGTGAGCAGGCATTAGAAATTG GATTTTTTAGAAGGTGTGTTGAAGAAACTGGGCCGCTTCAACCACAAAAGTTAATCGACGACTCACTTCAGATTTCAGTATCTAAGCAAGCTAAGCTGCTGAAAGTCTCCCGTGGTTGTTATTACTATCGCCCAAAACCTGTGAGTGCATCAGATCTGAAGCTGATGCGATGTATTGATGAATTACATATGCAATATCCTTTTGCAGGCAGTCGTATGATGCGTGATTTGTTGAATCGTCAAGGACATCATATAGGACGACGTCATACACGTACTTTAATGAAGAAAATGGGTATTCAGGCGTTATATTGCAAACCAAATTTAAGCCAGGCTAATCAAGCTCACCGTAAATATCCATATCTGCTCAAAGGGTTGGCTATTCAGCGCAGTAATCAAGTGTGGTCTACGGATATAACGTATATCCCTATGGCAAAAGGCTTTGTTTATTTATGTGCTGTGATTGATTGGCATAGCCGCAAGGTACTTGCGCATAGGGTATCGATTAGTATGGAGGTGGATTTTTGTATTTCGGCTTTAAATGAAGCGATTGAAAAATATGGTCGACCTGAAATATTTAATACAGACCAAGGCAGCCAGTTTACCAGTGATGCATTTATTGATGTATTGAAATCAAATGGCATTCAAATCAGTATGGATGGTAAAGGTCGATGGGTAGATAATGTGATGGTTGAACGATTATGGCGGAGCGTTAAATATGAAGAGGTGTATCTCAAAGCTTATAGCAGTGTCACAGATGCGAAAAAGCAATTAAGTGCATATTTTGAGTTTTATAATTTGAAACGACCTCATTCGAGTCTAGACAAAATGACACCAAATGAGTTTTACTATGATCAGCTACCCCAACAAAACAAGGTGGCTTAA
- a CDS encoding DUF6670 family protein — protein sequence MFNKKISDRFIKYIYPLVDATKSQENKAFPQNYKLLPYIHSKKIGWTHFGVMIPDLPAPHHFYSVMSIIGTAGALAFDNDHALKDTPRNNATLVVGTGTKKTSVFAGYSIPKECQFAEGGSHIQFGNDLTITGNYPHYQLHSGNDNYQIDLNLKLSDKITWFVKTPFYDHISLLTEYSGTLQSDGQSQEISGLCTFEHAAAVSPHLIWKKALKQNLKLPLDFFTYQIINLADGTQLLLNDTRINGTQIVSKAFFRSLTQYNKTCAAEFKILEYQEDLATAPDGKQMKLPQIFEWRIYEGKQEILYLHCTVNTEFNYGLGSGYVGGYAYTGTHKNKEIQGQGYIEYIDRMES from the coding sequence ATGTTCAATAAAAAAATTTCAGATCGTTTTATCAAATATATCTACCCACTTGTAGATGCTACAAAAAGTCAGGAAAACAAAGCCTTTCCACAGAACTATAAACTCCTCCCCTACATCCATTCGAAAAAAATCGGTTGGACACATTTCGGTGTCATGATTCCTGACCTACCTGCACCACATCACTTTTATTCAGTCATGTCCATCATTGGTACAGCAGGTGCATTGGCATTTGATAATGATCATGCTTTAAAAGATACACCACGAAATAATGCAACTTTGGTTGTTGGGACAGGAACCAAAAAGACCAGTGTATTTGCAGGTTATTCGATTCCGAAAGAATGTCAGTTTGCAGAAGGTGGTTCACATATTCAGTTTGGCAATGACCTCACCATTACAGGTAATTACCCTCATTACCAACTTCATTCGGGCAATGATAACTATCAAATTGATCTAAATCTGAAACTTAGCGACAAAATTACGTGGTTTGTAAAAACACCATTTTATGATCACATCAGTCTGTTAACAGAATATTCAGGGACACTGCAAAGTGATGGTCAATCTCAGGAAATTTCAGGTTTATGCACCTTTGAACATGCAGCCGCTGTCAGCCCACATTTAATCTGGAAAAAAGCACTCAAACAAAACCTGAAATTACCTTTAGATTTCTTTACTTATCAGATTATCAACCTTGCTGATGGAACTCAGCTACTGCTCAATGACACCCGCATTAATGGTACTCAGATTGTCAGTAAAGCCTTCTTCCGTTCATTGACTCAATACAATAAAACCTGCGCAGCTGAGTTTAAAATCCTTGAATATCAGGAAGATTTAGCGACTGCACCGGATGGCAAACAGATGAAATTGCCACAGATTTTTGAATGGCGTATTTATGAGGGAAAACAGGAAATTCTTTATTTACATTGCACAGTGAATACTGAATTTAACTATGGCTTAGGCAGTGGTTATGTCGGAGGCTATGCTTATACAGGTACGCATAAAAATAAAGAAATTCAGGGACAAGGCTATATTGAATATATAGATCGAATGGAAAGTTAA
- a CDS encoding ISNCY family transposase, producing MSDKELKRLSVLQEICDQRITQSQAAQLLHISERQIRRLLQKYKAQGPAALAHAARGQISNSRLPEELRLKCLNIVSDQLHGFGPTLAHEKLTTVHGFDISVETLRSWMIAADLWIPRAKRLKRPYQPRYNRDCYGELIQIDGSHHDWFEGRAAKCCLLVFIDDATGKLQHLRFCESESAFDYMISTRLYVEQHGKPLAFYSDKHSVFRVNQSSKKDTKITQFGRVLSTLNIDIIFANSPQAKGRVERANRTLQDRLIKEMRLEGIYSIEQANAWLPCFIEQFNRKFANMAFNPKDLHRTVTETAEELDDVFTWREPRRVTNSLTITYDKCVYLLENTEENKRLIGKYLEFLEYPDGTVAIEHQGRKINYSIFDKLSQLNQREVVENKRLGAVLNHIQQQHEELEQQNKRNRSQKMPSRRAQKTVIKERNLNPVLDLEVSV from the coding sequence ATGTCGGATAAAGAACTTAAACGATTGTCGGTCTTGCAAGAAATCTGTGATCAACGCATAACCCAGTCCCAAGCTGCTCAGCTACTTCATATTTCAGAACGTCAGATCAGACGTTTATTGCAAAAATACAAAGCTCAAGGCCCAGCTGCATTAGCACATGCTGCACGTGGCCAAATCAGCAATTCCAGGCTTCCTGAAGAGCTCAGACTCAAGTGCCTCAATATTGTTTCGGATCAACTGCATGGTTTCGGACCCACTTTAGCGCATGAAAAGCTCACCACTGTTCATGGATTCGATATTTCAGTGGAAACACTGCGTTCCTGGATGATTGCAGCCGATCTGTGGATTCCTCGCGCCAAGCGCCTGAAACGCCCGTATCAGCCTCGTTATAACCGAGATTGTTATGGTGAACTGATTCAAATCGATGGCTCACACCATGACTGGTTTGAAGGACGCGCTGCTAAGTGCTGTCTGCTGGTATTTATCGATGATGCCACAGGAAAATTACAGCATTTACGTTTCTGTGAGTCGGAATCAGCATTTGACTATATGATTTCAACACGTTTGTATGTTGAGCAGCATGGTAAGCCGTTGGCGTTTTACAGTGATAAACATTCAGTCTTCAGGGTGAATCAAAGCAGCAAGAAAGACACCAAGATTACCCAGTTTGGACGCGTACTCAGTACCCTCAATATCGATATCATCTTCGCCAATTCACCACAAGCCAAAGGCCGTGTAGAACGGGCGAATAGAACGCTTCAGGACCGTCTGATTAAAGAAATGCGCCTGGAAGGCATCTATTCGATTGAGCAAGCGAATGCCTGGCTGCCCTGCTTTATCGAGCAATTTAATCGTAAATTTGCCAATATGGCCTTTAATCCCAAGGATCTACACCGGACTGTCACTGAAACAGCCGAAGAATTAGATGATGTTTTTACCTGGCGTGAACCCCGCAGAGTCACGAACAGCCTGACGATTACTTATGATAAATGCGTATATTTACTGGAAAATACCGAAGAAAATAAAAGGTTGATCGGCAAGTATCTTGAGTTTCTGGAATACCCGGATGGCACGGTAGCCATTGAACATCAAGGAAGAAAAATCAATTACAGCATCTTCGATAAATTAAGTCAGCTCAACCAGCGAGAGGTTGTTGAGAATAAACGTTTAGGTGCTGTTCTCAATCATATTCAACAACAGCACGAAGAATTAGAACAGCAAAACAAACGCAATCGTTCTCAAAAGATGCCGAGCAGACGTGCACAGAAAACAGTAATCAAAGAACGAAATCTGAATCCTGTGCTTGACTTGGAAGTGTCTGTATAG
- a CDS encoding TetR/AcrR family transcriptional regulator has translation MVLPAINVRRKPRQSRARITQEALMESFVRLLHDRPASEITIREITDVAGVGLGTFYEYFSKKEDLIALTIHQHVKSNAEALKSYAQSLIELSTNLDFSAYLQHIIHFQLQEVQAQQFLWAQTFLLERQISSIEIYRKSYEMMVQMWQSILMPFVQNHEQLDRVSLNVQRVCYGVISQTLLIQPEFREWETLESDVIGFVKSLIEV, from the coding sequence ATGGTTTTGCCTGCAATCAATGTACGTCGTAAACCTCGCCAATCAAGGGCTCGCATCACCCAGGAAGCCTTGATGGAAAGTTTTGTTCGGCTTTTGCATGACCGTCCCGCCAGTGAAATCACCATTCGCGAAATCACCGATGTTGCAGGTGTAGGACTTGGTACCTTTTATGAGTATTTTTCTAAAAAGGAAGACCTGATTGCTTTGACCATTCATCAGCATGTGAAAAGTAATGCTGAAGCCTTAAAAAGTTATGCACAAAGTCTGATCGAGTTATCCACAAATCTGGATTTTTCAGCATATTTACAGCACATTATTCATTTTCAATTACAGGAAGTTCAGGCACAGCAGTTTTTATGGGCGCAGACCTTTTTATTGGAACGACAAATTTCGAGTATTGAAATTTATCGTAAAAGTTATGAAATGATGGTGCAGATGTGGCAAAGCATTCTCATGCCTTTTGTTCAGAATCATGAACAACTGGATCGAGTCAGTTTAAATGTACAACGGGTTTGCTATGGTGTTATTTCACAGACTTTATTGATTCAGCCTGAGTTTAGGGAGTGGGAAACTTTGGAGAGTGATGTGATTGGTTTTGTAAAAAGTTTGATAGAGGTATAG
- a CDS encoding acyl-CoA dehydrogenase family protein yields the protein MNTAQLGTITTWQTHEISNQFDELQNYNLFSTDQILQEILQRYGSQDQQTLAEFGEIVGSAEYYQYADLANRHTPELHSFDARGRRKDFLEFHPAWHKWMGINRQFNTHAHPFKHSESSSKWVDWAARFFLSGQVECGNLCPNSMTLGSIPLIQNEPELWAKIGEKLLSNEYDERDIPISQKKSIWMGMGMTEKQGGSDVRANETFAVPIAESGRGKAYLLTGHKWFFSAPMCDAHLVVAKTEQDGLACFFVPRWLEDGTKNNIHVQRLKDKVGNRSNSSSEVEFKNAWSIMIGEAGRGIPTIIEMANYTRLTCSVGSSAMLRQALVQCIAYTRQRKVFGKHLAEQPLMQAVLADLALEIEAAMQLSFHLAHCYEQDDEMSLAWKRIMTPASKFWVCKRAVELTGEMMEVFGGNGYVDTGIMARIFKEAPVNTIWEGSGNVMCLDVLRAIQRDRESIEVLFQSFAKVASGDAVLQNELQSLFKLFSSLQADEMQFMARSLVSRLTILAQAILLKQYAPEFVADAFIATRYSEFHGRVVGMVDAKSVDVERLLQRALAS from the coding sequence ATGAACACAGCACAACTTGGAACAATCACAACATGGCAAACGCACGAAATCAGCAATCAGTTTGATGAATTACAGAACTATAATTTATTCAGCACTGACCAAATCCTACAGGAAATTTTACAACGCTACGGCAGTCAGGATCAGCAGACTTTAGCAGAGTTTGGAGAGATTGTAGGTTCAGCAGAATATTACCAATATGCAGACCTAGCCAATCGTCATACGCCTGAATTACATAGCTTCGATGCACGTGGTCGCCGTAAAGACTTTTTAGAATTTCACCCTGCGTGGCATAAATGGATGGGCATTAACCGTCAGTTCAATACCCATGCACATCCATTTAAACATTCAGAGTCTTCTTCAAAATGGGTGGATTGGGCTGCACGATTTTTCTTAAGTGGACAAGTCGAATGTGGAAACTTATGTCCCAATTCTATGACTTTAGGCAGTATTCCACTGATTCAAAATGAACCTGAGCTTTGGGCAAAAATCGGTGAAAAATTACTGTCCAATGAATACGATGAACGTGATATTCCGATTTCCCAAAAGAAATCCATCTGGATGGGCATGGGCATGACGGAAAAGCAGGGTGGTTCAGATGTCCGTGCCAATGAAACTTTTGCTGTTCCTATTGCGGAATCAGGTCGTGGCAAAGCCTATTTACTGACAGGGCATAAATGGTTTTTCTCAGCCCCGATGTGTGATGCACATCTAGTGGTAGCGAAAACCGAACAGGATGGTCTGGCGTGTTTCTTTGTACCTCGTTGGTTGGAGGATGGTACGAAGAATAATATTCACGTACAACGCTTAAAAGATAAAGTAGGCAATCGCAGTAACTCAAGTTCAGAAGTCGAATTTAAAAATGCTTGGAGCATCATGATCGGTGAAGCAGGGCGTGGTATTCCAACCATTATTGAAATGGCGAATTACACCCGTTTGACTTGCTCAGTGGGTTCAAGTGCGATGTTGCGTCAGGCTTTGGTGCAGTGCATTGCTTATACCCGTCAACGTAAAGTGTTTGGAAAGCATTTAGCTGAGCAACCTTTGATGCAAGCCGTACTTGCGGATTTGGCTTTGGAAATAGAAGCTGCGATGCAACTCAGTTTTCATCTCGCACATTGCTATGAACAGGATGATGAAATGTCATTGGCATGGAAACGCATCATGACCCCTGCATCTAAGTTTTGGGTATGCAAACGTGCTGTGGAACTGACAGGTGAAATGATGGAAGTCTTTGGTGGCAATGGTTATGTAGACACTGGCATCATGGCACGTATTTTTAAAGAAGCCCCTGTAAATACCATCTGGGAAGGTTCGGGCAATGTTATGTGTTTAGATGTGTTGCGAGCTATTCAACGTGATCGTGAGTCCATCGAAGTCCTGTTCCAATCATTTGCCAAAGTGGCTTCAGGTGATGCTGTTTTACAGAATGAATTGCAGTCTTTATTTAAATTATTCAGCAGTCTACAAGCCGATGAAATGCAATTTATGGCACGTAGTCTAGTTAGTCGTTTAACCATTCTCGCTCAGGCGATTTTACTGAAACAGTATGCACCTGAGTTTGTTGCTGATGCATTTATCGCAACTCGTTATAGTGAGTTTCATGGACGAGTCGTGGGAATGGTGGATGCGAAATCAGTGGATGTGGAGCGACTGTTACAAAGGGCGTTGGCGAGTTGA
- a CDS encoding DUF7230 family protein has protein sequence MAKKKAAPEVVIHNFVAKHMNDFNKSQTFVDRKKNAKRGYAKHKKGGYSNDYLPFLLSVNSSVLCQVI, from the coding sequence ATGGCGAAGAAAAAAGCTGCGCCTGAAGTTGTGATTCACAACTTTGTGGCAAAACACATGAATGATTTTAACAAGAGCCAGACTTTTGTAGATCGGAAAAAGAATGCAAAACGAGGTTATGCAAAACATAAAAAAGGGGGATACTCAAATGATTATCTCCCTTTTTTATTGTCTGTGAATTCTTCCGTTTTATGTCAGGTGATCTGA
- the ptsP gene encoding phosphoenolpyruvate--protein phosphotransferase, whose amino-acid sequence MSNMQLDTLRRIVQEINASTSLHESLDIMVNQVAQAMHVDVCSIYLLDERNQRYLLMASKGLNPESVGHVSLHTSEGLVGLVGQREEIVNLDNAPKHERFLYLPETGEEIYNSFLGVPVMYRRKVMGVLVVQNRESQDFSEAAESFLVTLCAQLSGVIAHAHAVGNIDVFRKPSNTPAYKTFQGVSGSGGIALGRAVILYPPADLDAVPDREADDISEELLLLDNAIASVRQEILSLDEKMQDALMAEERALFSVFLRMLDENALPAEIKTEIRDGNWAQGAVRNVIDNHVALFAQMEDDYLRERVSDLRDLGRRILAFLQEADSSHRELTDESILIGEEISTAALVELPVDKIAAIVTTEGAMNSHMVIVARALGIPTVVGVTELPINTLDDVEMIVDAHQGRVFINPPRRLRTRYKEVQKEEEQIAKDLKQYETKDAVTPDGVAVKLYVNTGLMIDVVRGVQRGAKGVGLYRSEIPFMLRDRFPGEEEQRLIYRQQLSHFANKPVVMRTLDIGADKDLPYFSIEEENSALGWRGIRFTLDHPEIFSSQIRAMLKASIGLNNLHILLPMVTSVSEVEEALYLLERDWVAVQEEEQVKITKPKIGIMVEVPSVLLQIEEFAELVDFFSVGSNDLTQYLLAVDRNNPRVANVYSHFHPSVLRALSRLVKECHKYDKPISICGEMAGDPLTAILLMAMGFNTLSMSSSNILRVRKAICHVPMSDAEELLERVLKVSNPLMVKSWMEYYFKTHGLEDMVKSATRIISA is encoded by the coding sequence ATGTCGAATATGCAGCTGGACACCTTAAGACGCATTGTGCAGGAAATCAATGCGTCCACCAGTCTGCATGAATCACTCGACATTATGGTCAACCAGGTGGCGCAAGCCATGCATGTTGACGTCTGCTCCATCTATTTACTGGATGAACGCAATCAGCGTTATCTGCTGATGGCATCCAAAGGTCTGAATCCCGAATCTGTCGGTCATGTTTCACTGCACACCAGTGAAGGTCTGGTCGGTCTAGTCGGTCAGCGTGAAGAAATTGTCAACCTGGACAATGCACCTAAACATGAGCGGTTTTTATATCTGCCTGAAACCGGAGAGGAAATCTACAATTCTTTCCTGGGTGTGCCGGTCATGTACCGCCGTAAAGTTATGGGTGTACTGGTTGTTCAGAACAGAGAGTCGCAGGATTTCAGCGAAGCCGCAGAATCTTTTCTGGTGACCCTGTGTGCTCAGCTTTCAGGCGTGATTGCACATGCTCATGCTGTTGGAAATATTGACGTCTTCCGTAAACCCAGCAACACCCCTGCCTACAAAACCTTCCAGGGCGTTTCTGGTTCAGGCGGTATTGCTTTAGGTCGCGCTGTTATTTTATATCCCCCTGCTGATCTGGACGCTGTTCCCGACCGTGAAGCAGATGACATCAGTGAAGAGCTGCTGTTACTGGATAATGCCATCGCATCAGTCAGACAGGAAATTCTGTCTCTGGATGAAAAAATGCAGGATGCATTGATGGCAGAAGAACGGGCTTTATTCAGCGTGTTCCTGCGGATGCTTGATGAAAATGCCCTGCCTGCTGAAATCAAAACTGAAATCCGTGATGGTAACTGGGCACAGGGGGCTGTCCGCAATGTCATTGATAATCATGTAGCACTGTTTGCACAGATGGAAGATGACTATCTGCGGGAACGGGTTTCTGACCTGCGTGATCTTGGACGACGTATCCTGGCTTTCCTGCAGGAAGCCGACTCCAGTCACCGTGAACTGACTGACGAAAGCATTCTAATCGGTGAAGAAATTTCCACAGCTGCACTGGTGGAACTGCCCGTCGATAAAATTGCAGCGATTGTCACAACCGAAGGTGCGATGAACTCGCACATGGTGATCGTGGCTCGCGCACTGGGGATTCCAACCGTTGTCGGAGTGACAGAACTTCCGATCAACACGCTTGATGATGTTGAAATGATTGTGGATGCTCATCAGGGACGGGTCTTCATTAATCCACCGCGTCGTCTGCGTACCCGATATAAAGAAGTCCAGAAAGAAGAAGAACAGATTGCAAAAGACTTAAAACAGTACGAAACCAAAGATGCTGTTACCCCAGATGGTGTAGCAGTCAAGCTGTATGTCAACACAGGATTGATGATTGATGTTGTCCGTGGTGTACAGCGTGGTGCCAAAGGGGTCGGGCTTTACCGTTCCGAAATTCCGTTTATGCTTCGTGACCGTTTCCCTGGTGAAGAAGAGCAGCGTCTGATTTACCGTCAGCAGCTCAGTCACTTTGCCAATAAACCCGTAGTGATGCGTACCCTGGATATTGGTGCAGACAAAGACCTGCCGTATTTTTCCATTGAAGAAGAAAACTCTGCACTGGGATGGCGTGGTATCCGCTTTACCCTGGATCATCCTGAAATTTTTTCTTCACAGATCCGTGCAATGCTCAAAGCAAGTATTGGTCTGAACAATCTGCATATTTTACTGCCAATGGTCACCAGTGTCAGTGAAGTTGAAGAAGCGCTTTATCTGCTTGAACGTGACTGGGTCGCTGTTCAGGAAGAAGAACAGGTCAAAATCACCAAACCTAAAATTGGTATCATGGTTGAAGTACCCAGTGTGCTTTTACAGATTGAAGAATTTGCTGAACTGGTGGACTTCTTCTCTGTAGGTTCCAATGACCTGACTCAGTATCTGCTGGCGGTTGACCGCAACAATCCTCGGGTTGCCAACGTTTATTCGCATTTCCATCCATCAGTACTGCGTGCGCTGAGCCGACTGGTCAAAGAGTGCCATAAATACGACAAACCGATCAGTATCTGCGGTGAAATGGCAGGTGATCCTTTAACAGCAATTCTGCTGATGGCAATGGGCTTCAATACCCTGTCCATGAGTTCAAGTAATATCTTACGGGTACGTAAAGCAATCTGTCATGTCCCAATGAGTGATGCAGAGGAATTGCTGGAGCGTGTTCTGAAAGTGAGTAATCCACTGATGGTGAAAAGCTGGATGGAATATTATTTTAAGACACATGGTCTGGAAGATATGGTGAAATCTGCAACACGTATTATCAGTGCATAA
- a CDS encoding RNA pyrophosphohydrolase encodes MIDSEGFRPNVGIILANDFGQVLWAKRIGHNAWQFPQGGIQLGESPEQALFRELREEVGLLPEHVEIVAQTKGWLRYRLPHRYIRTDSDPVCIGQKQKWFLLKLTASAKNIQLNLSDPPEFDQWQWVSYWYPLGQVVNFKRDVYRKAMVELCNQLPMKKP; translated from the coding sequence ATGATCGATTCAGAAGGTTTCCGACCCAACGTCGGGATCATTTTGGCAAACGACTTTGGACAGGTTTTATGGGCAAAACGCATTGGTCACAATGCTTGGCAATTTCCACAAGGAGGTATCCAGCTTGGAGAATCCCCTGAACAGGCACTTTTCCGTGAGCTGAGAGAAGAAGTTGGCTTACTGCCCGAACACGTCGAAATCGTAGCGCAGACAAAAGGCTGGTTGCGCTATCGTTTGCCGCATCGGTATATACGCACGGATTCAGATCCTGTATGTATTGGTCAAAAACAGAAGTGGTTTTTATTGAAACTGACAGCGTCTGCAAAAAACATTCAGCTGAACCTTTCAGACCCTCCTGAGTTTGATCAATGGCAATGGGTCAGTTACTGGTACCCACTGGGTCAGGTCGTGAATTTTAAACGCGATGTATACCGTAAAGCCATGGTGGAACTGTGCAATCAGTTACCCATGAAAAAACCATAA
- a CDS encoding HAD family hydrolase: protein MKLALFDLDHTLLNTDSDHSWGEFLVNEGLVDPVHHRAMNDKFYEDYKAGQLDPIAYNEFVFEFLTKHDNEYLTELHQLFMKKVIRPQMRPEGFKAIQRHKDAGHELVGITATSDFITAPIFREFGITEIIATNAEVVDGKYTGKVINIPCYQKGKLARLDQWLEGRDVTESWAYSDSINDRFLLEYADHAFAINPDDRLEALAEEQRWEIQDWSI, encoded by the coding sequence ATGAAATTGGCGTTATTTGACCTGGATCACACCTTATTAAATACCGATTCTGACCACTCCTGGGGTGAGTTTCTGGTCAATGAGGGGCTGGTGGATCCTGTCCATCACCGTGCAATGAATGATAAATTTTATGAAGATTACAAAGCAGGGCAGCTTGACCCGATTGCCTACAATGAATTTGTCTTTGAATTTTTAACAAAGCATGACAATGAATATTTAACTGAACTGCATCAGTTGTTTATGAAAAAAGTGATTCGTCCACAAATGCGTCCGGAAGGCTTCAAAGCGATTCAGCGACATAAAGATGCGGGACATGAGCTGGTGGGAATTACAGCAACTTCTGATTTTATTACTGCGCCGATTTTCCGTGAATTTGGTATTACCGAAATTATTGCGACCAATGCAGAAGTTGTGGATGGAAAATACACAGGCAAAGTAATCAATATTCCATGTTATCAGAAAGGCAAACTGGCGCGTCTGGATCAGTGGCTGGAAGGGCGTGATGTGACAGAGTCCTGGGCATATTCAGACTCGATCAATGACCGTTTTCTGCTGGAGTATGCAGATCATGCTTTTGCGATTAACCCTGATGACCGTCTGGAAGCATTAGCAGAAGAGCAGCGCTGGGAAATTCAGGACTGGTCGATTTAA
- a CDS encoding DUF2789 domain-containing protein, whose amino-acid sequence MSQTRPRMTNLFEQLGLDSSEEGIQTFIENHQMDASMSITQAPFWTDAQRQFLSEKIQSDGEWATVVDQLNESLHEDSVE is encoded by the coding sequence ATGAGCCAGACACGTCCAAGAATGACCAATCTGTTTGAACAGCTCGGACTTGATTCAAGCGAAGAAGGGATTCAGACATTTATTGAAAATCATCAGATGGATGCCTCTATGTCCATTACTCAGGCACCGTTCTGGACGGATGCACAGCGTCAGTTCCTGTCTGAAAAAATTCAGTCGGATGGTGAATGGGCTACAGTGGTGGATCAGCTGAATGAGTCATTGCATGAAGACTCTGTAGAATAA
- a CDS encoding LysR family transcriptional regulator, with translation MNLAAFEAFVKVMETGSISMAAELLFITQPAVTKRIHSLEEYFGVKLFESAGRGVQATHAAHSLLPKVKNWLNELGDIHHTLSHEQGEVRGKLKIGTSHHIGLHHLPDHLKNYVQQFPEVKLDVHFVDSEQAHEQVLAGDLELAFLTLPPTGDDRLNYFTMWNDPLVFVVAPFHPLAQINNLKLEDLIEYPSLLPAAQTYTSQITLAEFEKKGLKPKITMSNNPLESIRMLVSIGLGWSVLPKTLLNQDLKQLDLNFEMNRKLGMVWHPGRTQSRAVQELIEMMK, from the coding sequence ATGAATTTAGCAGCCTTTGAAGCCTTTGTGAAAGTCATGGAAACAGGATCAATTTCTATGGCGGCAGAACTTTTATTTATTACTCAGCCCGCTGTGACCAAAAGGATTCACAGCCTGGAAGAATATTTTGGTGTCAAACTGTTTGAGTCGGCTGGACGAGGCGTGCAGGCGACACATGCCGCTCATTCCCTGCTGCCTAAAGTCAAAAACTGGCTGAATGAACTGGGTGATATTCACCATACGCTCAGCCATGAACAGGGTGAAGTCCGTGGCAAACTGAAAATTGGTACCAGTCACCATATTGGGTTACACCATCTGCCTGACCATCTGAAAAACTATGTTCAGCAGTTTCCTGAAGTCAAACTGGATGTCCATTTTGTGGACTCAGAACAAGCACACGAACAGGTACTGGCAGGAGATCTTGAACTGGCGTTTCTGACTTTACCGCCAACAGGAGATGACCGGCTGAACTATTTCACCATGTGGAATGATCCGCTGGTATTTGTGGTTGCGCCATTTCATCCACTGGCACAGATCAACAACCTGAAACTGGAAGATTTGATTGAATATCCGAGTCTGTTGCCTGCTGCACAGACCTATACCAGTCAGATCACCCTGGCAGAGTTCGAAAAGAAAGGGTTGAAACCTAAAATTACCATGAGCAACAACCCACTGGAGTCGATCCGCATGCTGGTGTCGATTGGTCTGGGATGGTCTGTACTGCCTAAAACTTTGCTGAATCAGGATTTGAAACAGCTTGATCTGAATTTTGAAATGAACCGTAAACTGGGGATGGTCTGGCATCCAGGACGGACTCAGTCACGTGCGGTTCAGGAACTGATTGAGATGATGAAATAA